A window of Mycobacteriales bacterium contains these coding sequences:
- the nuoI gene encoding NADH-quinone oxidoreductase subunit NuoI, giving the protein MFDAVKGFGLTFSQMFKKKVTQQYPFDVRATAPRYHGRHVLNRHPDGLEKCVGCELCAWACPADAIYVEGGDNTEEARFSPGERYGAVYQINYLRCIFCGLCIEACPTRSLTMSNEYELADDDRQRLIYTKDQLMAPLLPGMEAPPHPMRLGDSELAYYVDVPDRAARTAADATPDGPSPSVPTAETAQAGAALNTDGDHFLAGSDLEGGAR; this is encoded by the coding sequence ATGTTCGACGCGGTCAAGGGCTTCGGCCTGACCTTCTCCCAGATGTTCAAGAAGAAGGTCACGCAGCAGTACCCGTTCGACGTGCGTGCGACCGCGCCCCGCTACCACGGTCGGCACGTGCTCAACCGGCACCCGGACGGGCTGGAGAAGTGCGTCGGCTGCGAGCTGTGCGCGTGGGCCTGCCCGGCCGACGCGATCTACGTCGAGGGCGGCGACAACACCGAGGAGGCCCGGTTCTCCCCCGGTGAGCGGTACGGCGCCGTCTACCAGATCAACTACCTGCGCTGCATCTTCTGCGGCCTGTGCATCGAGGCCTGCCCGACCCGCTCGCTGACCATGTCCAACGAGTACGAGCTGGCCGATGACGACCGGCAGCGGCTGATCTACACCAAGGACCAGCTGATGGCCCCGCTGCTGCCGGGCATGGAGGCGCCGCCGCACCCGATGCGGCTGGGCGACAGCGAGCTGGCCTACTACGTCGACGTACCGGACCGGGCCGCCCGCACTGCCGCGGACGCCACCCCGGACGGGCCGTCGCCGTCGGTGCCGACCGCGGAGACCGCGCAGGCCGGCGCGGCGCTGAACACCGACGGCGACCACTTCCTGGCCGGCTCCGACCTCGAGGGTGGTGCCCGGTGA